In Gossypium arboreum isolate Shixiya-1 chromosome 6, ASM2569848v2, whole genome shotgun sequence, the following are encoded in one genomic region:
- the LOC108484079 gene encoding protein BTR1-like → MESTESSYVSSPEAARNRSPPPPKSPTSGNVEKPMYIRFLVSNAVAGSVIGKGGSTITEFQSKSGARIQLSRNHETFPGTSDRIIMVSGAIDDILKAMELILAKLFDELNVEDNGDVGPRAKVRLIVPNSSCGSIIGKGGATIKSLIEDSQAGIKISPLDNNFYGLNDRLVTLTGTLDEQMQAIDLILSKLCEDPHYSQAMHAPFSYAATYYSMSYAPNGTGGKFPNHKEDRSNSITIGVPDEHIGLVLGRGGRNIMEISQVSGARIKISDRGDFMSGTTDRKVTITGSQRAIHQAECMIMQKVANATERMMD, encoded by the exons ATGGAGTCGACGGAATCATCTTACGTGTCATCACCGGAGGCGGCGAGAAATAGATCTCCTCCGCCGCCTAAATCGCCGACTTCTG GAAATGTGGAGAAGCCTATGTATATAAGGTTTCTTGTCTCCAATGCTGTGGCTGGTTCTGTAATTGGAAAGGGTGGGTCAACAATTACTGAATTTCAGTCAAAATCAGGAGCTCGAATTCAGTTGTCACGCAATCATGAAACATTCCCAGGAACATCAGACAGGATCATTATGGTCTCTGGAGCGATTGATGACATACTCAAAGCTATGGAGCTTATCCTTGCAAAATTATTCGATGAG CTTAATGTTGAAGATAATGGAGATGTTGGACCAAGAGCAAAAGTCAGGCTAATTGTTCCTAATAGCTCTTGTGGCAGTATAATTGGAAAGGGAGGAGCTACCATAAA GTCATTGATTGAAGACTCCCAAGCTGGCATTAAGATATCTCCATTGGATAATAATTTTTATGGCTTGAATGATAGGCTAGTAACACTTACTGGCACACTAGATGAGCAGATGCAAGCAATTGATTTGATTCTTTCCAAGCTTTGCGAAGACCCTCATTACTCACAAGCTATGCATGCTCCATTTTCATATGCAG CGACTTACTATTCGATGAGCTATGCACCAAATGGGACTGGCGGGAAGTTTCCAAATCACAAG GAGGATCGTAGCAACTCCATCACGATTGGTGTTCCAGATGAGCATATTGGGCTGGTTCTTGGGCGTGGTGGAAGGAATATAATGGAAATTAGTCAG GTAAGTGGGGCCAGGATAAAAATATCGGATCGAGGTGATTTCATGTCTGGAACAACAGATAG GAAAGTGACAATCACGGGATCACAGCGAGCAATCCATCAAGCTGAGTGTATGATAATGCAAAAAGTAGCAAATGCCACCGAGAGGATGATGGATTAG